In Coffea arabica cultivar ET-39 chromosome 9e, Coffea Arabica ET-39 HiFi, whole genome shotgun sequence, the genomic window ACCCATGTCCTGACATTACGGCTCTGTTCCCTGCGCAGGAGGcctgactctgacactgtagccgcctGGGCTGGATGACGGGGGTCCTGCGCAGTAGTCATTAAGATCAcccagtgcttttcagataaagcactggTCCTGGGTGTTGTCAGGGGTGTTGACATCATCAGCGTCTAGCCGAGGTGGTAGCCAGGGGCGCAGAGGTCATCCGAGTAGGAGACCATGGACCGAGCCGAGCTCAGGGTCCGGATCGGGGAATGGCTGTGTTAGTGTAGGAGACGAAACGAGGTCACCTCGGCAACAAGGTACTGCCGAGGTGAGCACCCTCACTAATCATATTTTTAAACTAAATGCATGAAATacataataaattttttatttatcataCTCACCACAGGGTCGGgaaaattgtaaaaattttcTAAGGAATTTACCTTCCATGTCAATATACAAGATAGCAATGACGCATGTCATATTCTTTTCATAGTTTTATGCATACAAAGCTAATAAGGtgataaaaatataataaaccAATGTTTTATAAGGACAAGAGCTAAAATTGAAATGTCAGGCACAAAATCATATGCATAATTTTTGCCAAACTCATTTTTGCATCAAACCTTTTATTGTACTTCTGAAAAAGATTGTTTGTGATGCGGAAGCAAAATAGGCTAAATTGTTACATGAACAATTCAAACAAATAATCAAGGGTGTTTCACGAACAACCCttttcaaaattcaaagaaCCTTAAGAGACCGTGAGAACACTCACAAAGAATTTGGTAAAGAACCAAGAGAGGattttattaataattaaagCGTGTTTCAATGGTTAACACAAGGACCTATTTCTATTCGAGAACCAAAAGGAATGTCTCACTAGTCAAGGCAATCAATCAAACCTTGTCTTGCTAATCAAGACAATCGATCATGCCAATCAATTACTCTAATTACAAcaattatttattcaaataaatcataacaaaataaaataaaattctatCAAATCTCATTATATATTGGCATTATGGTAAGATGTTGTCAAATCTTCATGTAGTATTATTGCCATAATAGCCTTATTTCTTCCACCCTTCAGTGATCTATTTTGGTCAagaaatcttttgaaatatGTTCTGCAACAGTCCCTCCAACCTGAGAAGAACTCGCCCTCAAGATGTTTTGCAGAGCAGAATAGAGAGGTTTATCAGATGAATGATAAAGGAAAAATTCACAACATTGAACGTACGTGAGATACTTCACGATTCTAACAAGTTAATAACATAAGCATTTAGATTAATCTTTGCAAAATCTTGTAGGGACCATACTTGCGTGGTTGCAACTTATGGCATTGACCAACTGGAAGTTGCTCTTTATGTAGGAACATCACCACCTCATCGCCAACATTGAATTCTGCAACCTGACGATGCTTGTCCGCAGCAGTTTTAAATTTTGCATTGGTGGCTTCCAACTTTTGCTTGATTTTCTCTTGTATAGTTTGCGCATCCTTTGCCATATTTTCTGTTGTAGCACTATCTCCTGGAATGTTAGAAAGTTTCACCAAATCAACAGCATGTCTAGGAGGCTTCACATACACAATAGAGAATGGTGATCTCCTAGTTGAACTATGAACTGCATTATTAAATGCGAACTCAGCTTGAGGAAGTGCATGATCCCACTATCGGGGAAGTTCTCCACAAATGCATCTTACCAAGTTGCCAAGAGTATGGTTAACTACCTTTGTCTTATCATCTGTTCGAGGGTGACCTATACTGCTAAAGTTCAATGAAGCATCAAACATCCTCCACAATGTTAACCAAAAATGGCTCAAGAACTTGGTGTCTCTGTCAGAAGTGATAGATTTTGGCACTCCACGCTAACGAACTATCTCTCGAAAGAATAGTCGAGCAATATGTGGGGCGTCTAAAGTCTTTTAGCTCGGAATCAAATATACCATCTTGGAAAACCTGTCAACAACCACAAACACAAAATCCATGCTTCATTGAGTTCTAGGCAgtccaagcacaaaatccattgATATTTCTTCCCAAATTGCTTAAGGAATAGGCAATGGAGTACACAATCCCGTATTTTGGGATTGCCCTATGGCTATTTGGCAAGTGTAGCATTTGCACACAGAATTTCGCATATAATGTTTCAATTGGGACCAGAAATATCTCTCCTCCAAAGATAAAGTAGTCTTATCAATACCCAACTATCTTCTAAAACCACCTCCATGCAAATCACGAATCAACTGCTCATGCAAGAAAACATGAGGGATGCACAAACTATTACCTTCGAAAAGATAACCATCATATATATGAAAATCATCCTGTGTTGCTTTAGTTTTGCATGCAAACCACTATTCATTGAAATCATTATCATTCGCGTAGACTTCTTTCAATACAACAAATCATATAATTTCATAGTTCACGGTTACAAGCAAAGTAGCATGCCTGCTCAAAGCATCAGCTACCTTATTCTACTGCGCAGCTTTATGCTTCAGAATGAAGAGAAACTTCTGAAAATAAGCACTCCACCTAGCATGCATGTTACTTCCATGTACTTTAAAGCTTGGTGATCTGTATAGAGCATAAACTGACTCTGGTCCAACTAGTGTTCCCAATGCCTTAGAGCACAAACGACTGAGTAGAATTCCTAATCATAAGTTGACCATTTCTAGCAAGTCTCACTCAATTTCTCACTAAAAAAGGCCACGGGCTTGCCTTCTTGAGATAAAACAGGTCCGATGCTAGTGCCACATGTATCACATTCCACTACGAAAAGTTTATCAAAACTTGGAAGAACAAGGTATTGTGCAATGGTTAGCTTTTCATTGATTAAGGCAAAGCTCTTGTCTTGCTCAGGACCCCATTgaaatttcccttttttccaAGCAATCTATCAATGGTGCCACAATTGAGCTGAAGGTGCAGATAAAACATCTATAAAAAGTTGCTAGGCCATGAAAGTTATGCACATCAATCATAGTGCGCATGACAGGCCACTCATGAATAGCCATTACCTTTTCCTTATCTACGCGAATGCTATCAGCACCTACGACAAAGAGCTAGTGAGATAATTGTGCAGTTTATTTGATGGTATTTGGTCTCAATTTTGGACACTTATTATGTGAAGTAATGGGTTTCTGCTCATAATTGGTGTTTGTGCCAGTTGCAGGCAATTGATGTCGAAAGTGATGAAAAGTGGTCAATTTCCAGAAGACTATTCATTCCAGAGTGTGCTCACGCTAGAGATCGCAGAGTGACGTCCAAAAGACAGACCGCGGGACTTATCCCTAGGAGCTTGCCGCCATTCTTGGAAGATGTATTTGGAAGTTACGTGAGATTAGGAGACATCTTCAGGAAACCTTTTGGCAACAAAGCAAGGAGAAAAATAAGGAAAGGGATTCCTTATAAAAAACAAGCACTTTGTTAGCTAAAGGGACGGCGGCGGCGAAGCTTCAAATAGGATGGCAATAGACTAGGagttatcattttttttatctttgtcTTTTCCTTCTTAGCGTGAGTCAGACATTAGTCGTTCTACTTTCTTGTCGTCAACGAAATTCCCTTAAAGCTTTGAATTGTGTCAACGGCATGAAGTCAGGCTAAATTCCTTTATCTAGTTGAGGAATAATTAAGACCCGGTGCACAAACAAttgtgagatcgttttaattgttttgttcTATTTTAAATTCGGCATTTGTGAGTATTTAATTATTCTTTGTTTCAATAGCCTATTATTGTTTGGATTTATTGGATTAATGTGGCCAGTTATTCAATTGTCTGAATAGTATACTGCCAATTAGGACAGGGGTGCGTATCACTTGAATGTCCTAAATTAGTGGCAAACGGCACAATTTCATTGCCTCGCAAGCAGTCTAATCTGTGACGTAGGAATAGTTAATCTAGTTTAAATGAACCCGCATGTGTCTTTGTTAACTAGAATTGGGTCCCTCTAATTCTTAAAACTGTGAATAGATTAAATCCTTCGAACGTCTCTGGGGTTATCTATTTTACAAGGGGGTAGTTTAAGAGCGTCTCTGGACTACCATATAATTAAGGAGAGATTGGCAGTTTGGCGGTTGTCAAATTGCTAGAACCAATTTATTTGCGAACGTGTGAATTAATTCAGGTATCTGTGATCAATTGCGTAAGCCGGTGCCGAGATTATCTTCTTGACTAGGTTGTGTCAATTAATTGTTTATTACATTCTTTAGTTATTGCACTTCTTGCGATTGTTTATTTAGTAACCTTACGTCTTTAATTTGTTCTTTTTATCTTCCTTCCTAAAACCCCCCAAATTCTCTATGTAATAAATCTGCCAGTTTCTtaaggagacgaccctactcaccactaTACTCAGTTAGTTTTGAGAGTAGgtattaatataaattttatttttggtagtttGATAGCCTTcaaattttggcgccgttgccggggaactAGTGTTTGAAGTGATTTATTGCACAGGCTTATTTAACCTTTGTTTTATGCCTTGATCTTCCCGTACCGGAAGACTCGAATTTGACCCAGAGATCGAGAAAACAGCAAGGAGGTTGACGAAAGAGACTAAGTTGCAAAAGCAACAAGCTTCAGCGGCAATACCCTCGGATTTGAACAAAATTCGGATTTAAGTGATTCATCAGTTGAATTGGAAACAAACTTGCCTGGACCCAACGAAACAATGGCAGCCCAAAGGACCTTGAGAGAGCTTGCAACCCCAAATGTTAACCAACAGCCTCTGTGCATTACGTGTCCTGACACTGAGGAGGTTTTTGAGTTAAAATTTGGATTGATTCACTTATTGCCTACTTTTCGTGGTATTGCAGGTGAAGACCCACACAAGCACTTGAAGGAATTCCATATAGTATGTTCAACCATGAAACCTCAGGGAGTTACGGAAGAACAAATCAAGCTCCGTGCGTTTCCTTTCTCTTTAGCAGGCAAGGCTAAAGACTGGTTGTTTTACTTGCCATCGGGGTCCATTACTACTTCAAAAGGATTGAAACAGCAATTCCTTGAGAAGTTCTTCCTAGCCTCTAGGGCCGCCAACATCAGAAAGGAGATATGTGGAGTTAGGCAGCTCAATGGAGAAATTCTCTACGAATACTGGGAGCGGTTCAAACAGCTGTGTGCCAGTTGCTCACACCATCAGATCCTTGACCAGTTGTTGATCCAGTATTTCTATGAGGGACTGTTACCCATGGATAGAAGCATGGTGGATGCAGCGAGTGGTGGTGCCTTAGTAAATAAGACAACAGATGAAGCCAAACGGCTGATCTCGAACATGGCTGAGAACTCCTAACAGTTTGGAGTCAGATCTGATGGAGTGACTAGAAGGGTCAATGAGGTAAATCATTCGAACCTCGCAAATAGATTAACGGAACTTACTACCTTGGTTCGTCAAATGGCTATGGGACAAGTACAGGCAGCTAAAGCATGTAGGATATGTGCTGCTCCCGAACATGCGACCGATATGTGCTCGACCCTTCAAGAAGACCCTTACGAGCAAGCCAGCGCCATGAGAGGTCTGCTTGGACCACCACAAAGGAGAAATGACCCATATGCACCCACATACAATCCAGGGTGGCGAAATCACCCCAACTTCAGCTATGCTCAGAAACCTTCGGGTTTCCAACAACCATTCCAGCAGAGACCACCAGTACAACAACCATCCACGTCTGATTTAGGTATGTCCCTGGAAGACATGGTTAAATCACTAGCTGACAGCACTTGTCAAATGAGGCAGGACTCGTAGAGATTTCAACAAGAGACTCGCGCAAGCATTAGGAATTTGGAGGCGCAAATGTCACAACTAATGTCGTTAATGAGCAGCCTTGAGAGTGGTAAGAGGAAGCTACCATCTCAGGTAATTCCCAATCCAAAAGAGAATGCAAGTGCAATGCTTCTACGAAGTGGCAAGGAGGTGCAGTCCTCAAAATCGGAAGCAACAAGGGCTGAAGATGAACAAGTGTCGGAGGAGcttgagaaggaaaagaaaagtacCCCGCCAGATGTTCCTAAAACCGTCGAAATTAACCCATCTTTTCCTGGCAGGTTGGCTAAAGTCAAGAAAAAGGAGTCagagaaggaaattttggacaCCTTCGGAAAGTGGAAATCAACATCCCTTTGCTTGATACGATTCGACAATTACCAAAATATGCAAAGTTTCTGAAGGGGTTGTGCACTAACCGGAACAAGTTGAATCTCCAAGACATGGTAAGGGTAGGTGAGAATATGTCTGCAGTCCTTCAAAGGATGTTACCACAAAAATGCAAggatccaggtatgtttacGATACCATGCATCATAGGCCAGAAGAGGATAGAAAGAGGTATGCTTGATCTAGGAGCATCTATTAACGTTATGCCAATATTTAGGGCCTTAAACTTAGGACCTCTGAAGAAGACAAGGGTAGTAATTCAACTAGCCGATAGGTCAAATGTCTACCCTGAGGGTTTAATGGAAGACATCCTAGTGAAGGTTAATGAGTTTATCTTCCCGGCTGACTTCTATATTGTTGACATGAATGATGATACCTCAGTTAATTCAGCTGTACTTCTTCTGAGTAGACCATTCATGAATACTGCTAGAACAAAGATAGATGTGCATGAAGGTACCCTGTCTGTTGAATTTGATGGGGAGACAATtacttttaatatttttgatgcgATGAAATACCCAGATGATACTTAGTCTGTTAATTATGTTTGTGTCACTAATTCAATTGTGCAAGATGACTTTGAGTAGAATTTTATGGAGGACAAGTTGGAATTCGTATTACAACAGAGTAAGACGAATGAGGAAGTAGAAAGCGTGGATGATGAGGATTCTGTAGAAGCAATTATGTCACTACATTCACTTCCTGTAGTTCCCGACAGGTCAGTAAACTCATTTTTACCATTGCCTACTTCTAATGAGAGAATTTTACCCTTTGTTGAATAGGCACCGGAGTTGGAATTGAAAGAATTGCCAAAGCATTTGAAGTATACTTACTTGGGAGATCATGACACACTGCCAGTCATCATTGCAAGTGATCTGATAGCAGTACAAGAAGAAAAACTTTTACGAGTTTTGCGGGAGTTTAAACCGGCAATTACATGGACGTTGGCATATATCAAAGGTATAAATCCATCCGTTTGCATGCATCATATTCTACTTGATCCAGATGCAAAACCAGTGAGGGAACATCAGAGGAACCTCAACCCAGCCATGAAAGAGATGGTGACGAAGGAGATTCTAAAACTATTGGAGTTAGGGATTATTTTTCCTATCTCCGATAGTGAGTGGGCAAGTCCAGTGCATGTCCTCCCTAAAAAAATCGAAATTACACTTGTGCGGAATGAAAAGAATGAGTTGGTACCAATGAGACTCCAAAATGGGTGGAGAATGTGTATTGACTTCAGGAAGTTGAATGCGACCACAAGGAAAGATCATTTCCCACCCCATTACCGTTCATCGACGATATGCTCGAGAGGTTGGCAGGTAagtgtttcttttgttttcttgatggCTACTCTGGGTATTATCAAATTGTTGTTGCCCAAGAGGATCAGCACAAAACCACTTTCACTTGTCCGTTTGACACTTTTGCTTACTGCCGTATGCCTTTGGAGTTGTGTAATGCTCCAGTAACATTTCAAAGATGCATGATGAGTATTTTTCTGACATGATTGAAAACTACATTGAAATAttcatggatgatttatttgtttatggTGAGTCTTTTGATCAATACTTGTAGCATTTAACGAAAGTTTTACAGCGGTGCATTGAAACAAATCTGGTCTTTAATTatgaaaaatgtcattttatgctTAAGGAGGGTATTGTTTTAGGCCATGTTGTTTCATCTAAGGGTATAGAAGTCGATAAAGCAAAGGTTGATTTGATTACTAGCTTACCTTACTCCACTAATATCAAGGAGATTCGTAGTTTTCTTGGACATGCAGGTTTCTACAGACGTTTCATCAAGGACTTCTCACGAATTGCACAACCATTGTCCCAACTACTTCAAAAGGAGGCACCATTTGATTATGGGGATGCATGTAAAGTGTCCTTCGATACACTAAAGAGCATG contains:
- the LOC140014568 gene encoding uncharacterized protein; protein product: MAAQRTLRELATPNVNQQPLCITCPDTEEVFELKFGLIHLLPTFRGIAGEDPHKHLKEFHIVCSTMKPQGVTEEQIKLRAFPFSLAGKAKDWLFYLPSGSITTSKGLKQQFLEKFFLASRAANIRKEICGVRQLNGEILYEYWERFKQLCASCSHHQILDQLLIQYFYEGLLPMDRSMVDAASGGALVNKTTDEAKRLISNMAENS
- the LOC140014569 gene encoding uncharacterized protein, which produces MVRVGENMSAVLQRMLPQKCKDPGMFTIPCIIGQKRIERGMLDLGASINVMPIFRALNLGPLKKTRVVIQLADRSNVYPEGLMEDILVKVNEFIFPADFYIVDMNDDTSVNSAVLLLSRPFMNTARTKIDVHEGTLSVEFDGETITFNIFDAMKYPDDT